One window of the Cryptomeria japonica chromosome 7, Sugi_1.0, whole genome shotgun sequence genome contains the following:
- the LOC131047054 gene encoding uncharacterized protein LOC131047054, with translation MEHSGLFIFKFLCVLPILANLHPLILAARSVTNGCKAGNDIKVSWNSPPDYETFRIQVENACKICDTHNVIVHLKMLAPGIWNPVDEKVIVHNGKSIRPGQKLTFTYHVNYLADISSAQPSAKFINCK, from the exons ATGGAGCATTCTGGACTTTTCATATTTAAATTTCTGTGTGTGCTTCCCATTCTCGCAAATTTGCATCCACTCATATTGGCTGCACGCTCAG TCACCAACGGGTGTAAAGCAGGAAACGACATTAAAGTGAGTTGGAATAGTCCGCCTGACTATGAAACATTTCGAATACAAGTGGAAAATGCGTGCAAAATCTGTGACACCCACAATGTTATTGTGCATCTGAAAATGTTGGCACCAGGGATATGGAATCCAGTGGATGAGAAAGTTATTGTACACAATGGTAAATCTATTCGTCCTGGACAGAAGCTCACATTCACATATCATGTCAACTATTTGGCTGATATAAGCAGTGCCCAACCAAGCGCTAAATTTATCAACTGCAAATAA